The Streptomyces sp. NBC_00454 DNA segment GATCCACACCGAACCCACCCCGGATCCACCCCCGGATCCACCCCCGGGTCCGACCCCGATCCGACCCCGAGCCACCCCCGGTCCGACTCCGGCCCCGACTCCGGTCCCGGCTCCGCATCCGTACTTCGTGAACGCGCGCACGCGTCCACCCCCGTACGCGTGAGCTCCCCCGACCGGGGGACGCCGATCCCTTTATCATCACGCGCACCATGCCGCCAATTTGCATGCAGTGGCCACGATTTGATAGTGCGACAGGGCTTCCACCTGCGGCTACGAGGGTGGATGTCACCTTTGGTGATCATGTGGATGCTTCGCGTATGAAGATCACCACTCATCGGACTTCATGATCGTTCGTCAGGTGGTGGAGATCACAAACTCGTTGTTGTAACCCGTGTCGCAGATCACAGACGAGCAGGCATAAGATGCGCACCAGCCCGGCTTGTGAACTGCCTCACATGCAAGTGCCGGAGCGGCGGTCCAACGGTCAAGGACGACTGGAAGGAGCGAGGAGCGTGAATGCGTACGCGCCCATCCTCGTGCTCGGCGCCCTCGGCGCAGGGTTTGCGATCTTCTCCGTGGTCATGGCCACGCTGATCGGTCCAAAACGGTACAACCGGGCAAAACTTGAAGCGTATGAGTGCGGCATCGAGCCCACTCCGGTGCCGGCCGGCGGCGGCCGCTTCCCCATCAAGTACTACCTGACGGCGATGCTCTTCATCGTCTTCGACATCGAGGTTGTCTTCCTCTACCCCTGGGCGGTCACCTTCGACTCGCTGGGGATCTTCGGGCTCGTCGAGATGCTCCTCTTCGTGCTCACCGTCTTCGTCGCCTACGCCTATGTGTGGCGCCGCGGCGGCCTGGAATGGGACTGAGGGGCTGAATTTCCATGGGACTGGAAGAGAAGCTGCCGAGCGGCTTTCTGCTGA contains these protein-coding regions:
- a CDS encoding NADH-quinone oxidoreductase subunit A; translation: MNAYAPILVLGALGAGFAIFSVVMATLIGPKRYNRAKLEAYECGIEPTPVPAGGGRFPIKYYLTAMLFIVFDIEVVFLYPWAVTFDSLGIFGLVEMLLFVLTVFVAYAYVWRRGGLEWD